One window of Chloroflexus aggregans DSM 9485 genomic DNA carries:
- a CDS encoding GAF domain-containing protein, whose product MDTTVTRAPTQGWELLTQLALHSQQPLGTTEPEALCRLIGELLERHLGVGGRLTLLAGEHELVSVAWGDAPTNGYAFDLRDANHHYGRLTLAATFDSAFTNALTAQITTLLSIWQRSQLAERIERLRALGYTTLEHAGLGDMTAALEQLCREACSLLPAKALALYWINFNDQTLLRAVSSAGSTVFPSRLAIEDNEAIAEAITFQTGQHGTWQYHLSRRDIPTEWPMLVEPLSVGVELVGLLILIDPGPDAAITILSLARPLALLLHATLLQQHESRHARELFVLYENSLEIGSGLVIEETIARATENMALALNADFGAVYLIDPNRPYQAQTIAVHSEHLSGVRGFDTIPLTATLQRFMEQSEPVLIANTPLTAQDNPIAAHATMFGCQSLWLTPLRSKEQVIGFLAMGYAASSYMLDQIERNLLQVLSAQIATTVQHRRLYDAAQQRAGELERLQEISESLAADLSLDETLESTIAGVAKLVRFSGARITLYDERYQTMRIAFQHGLRCQVGEEGDFLSSWIARHQRPLRIGNLSQPPVWLGALDNACILILVNDMPAQSYLGMPLRSGNTLLGALELVSTQAGAFSAEDERLLSIIAGQSARAIANANRFAQVDSSLRLRIEQLRALQRIGSQLAITLNQNEILAFVLEQALRATGASHGLIALRVNSSEATNGGRSMTELLHRSLTTDLDSEDGAFVIVEVIGYAPQLRTRLLGSAIDQDVHTAQESIVRREIAIGDYLSEDERSALLCPNASSALAAPIFYQGSVYGVVLLLAEQPHYFDHDAAEFLRALTHQAAIGIGNAQHYFELEHMAKMLQRRADILNDVLEIGQALRADQSLPSVLEQIGYSIIEALGLRTVMFCLVQPDDPNRLYLEAAAGIPLSEQARLAEHPLALTLATRYLDPRFRLGRTYFVPAAEARLLEAGFDTRIFDYHPFSDERAEHEWQLNDRLCVPLYSTNGMLLGMIFASDTEDRQRPTARMVEPLEIFADQAAIAIENHLLLQEARDRAEEMAALFQVGAAATSTTDLDILLERVYQEIVAFLGIPDFFYIASYNAEQETIRFELFKQHGVTVPAYHKRVTPKQGLTAKIIDEGKPLRIDDLLQANDLRNQLFLLVDEGRQVRSWIGVPLISQGAVIGVLSLQSETAAAFSERTLRFLAALANQLAIALENARLFADREQQIRELNIINRIGQIIAATLDQRQMLRDVYEQLRHFLPLDSFVAFLYEPESGEMTLCYEVDEGVESFTEHRQPPTPGSLTERIIQTRQPLQFTDLSIEAAQAGFQPVRFGSERPSAAWLGVPLLIGDQTVVGVLAVMSYTPGIYHERERAFLTTVASQLALGVQNARLLERAQTQVEQLALINRVAAKTNALTDLKAIYQEIVNAMATATGVDQARMVIYDRESGYAPAVAEFVDSGLLDQLRIQLFDNPSVTWLDREKRPLVSEDAQNDPLFAPSHEIFRALDIRSIGIIPIILNDEVIGAVGLDFVGRTGTFSPQVLELCQTLANQTSTAIARARATAEAQRSAEATRQKVSELSTLLDAARILSSLLRPQEVLNKLMELVSRQFNVTTVALWTISEGNVLTPAALDGIPSEQGRRMRVPIGQGFTGRVAETGQPLIIEDVNEEGGSLYPNYQQRNNLISFMGVPVIYREQIIGVLSVMTNYRRRFTNDEMVLLSGLANQAATALENARLFEERERRINELTIINRISAEVNASLDVIELIERLHAGIGEIIDTSTSLIALYDEATNTISYPIAYDRGQRVTLESQPLGYGTNGWVIRNRRPLLLGTASAARAMGLLIDEGRIGDTSAIEESYLVVPIIYGNQVLGVINIQSYTQHAFDENDLRFVMTVTNQAAVALNNARLFAETRQNANEMSTLFEVSQSLSGTLEPDTIQMLIADAAVRLLRAELGAVLRLDRRGNIERQILIDGLEFREDIRIDFRRDGLTTALLRRDQPIAISDLAEFDGGDHHALKLGVRSALGIAVGPIEERLAVIWVGMRTPFEWTQHQISLLSILANQAAQALKSAQLFAVEQKRRRQADMLREIAQSFTSTLALREIQTLVLEQLQQIVPYDSAAMLLRDEGYGDLRVVEVRGTTCTLPVNSTLILENSSLFQSMAIEHQPILIADTYRDPRFHELRRLGWCDGAWIGAPLLVDNELVGVLTVHNIEPAAYDEEALAVVFTIASQASQAIQNARLFDQISNLAADLDARVRERTAELEQATQLLSEEKERLEAVNRIALELTTQLDLDLIIQRALALISDSLQVDRGSLMLRDVESGALICRAVLHGRGQVQAANVPLRFANNTEGLAGWIMQHQEPVNIRDVTHDPRWVQESGRADTVRSVAGVPLQTGDTAIGVIILSSPQPNYFSDSQMNLLGTIASVIAAAVYNAQLYGFVNDLALRNAVLLEEQRAESSKSAAIFRSMTEGVIVLDTTNQITLFNPAAEQMLDIAADLVLGQPLAHLAEVGNDDISRRRGQTIYQGILHGLRRMRETQGIFSTSIDLTDPTQVIAVNIAPVRGLDTDYGTVAVLRDITREIEADKEKRQFISDVSHELRTPLTAIKGYVDVLLLTASLNLTPDQLSYLNIIKNNTNRLRALIEDILEFSRPDSKKKLTFTQVDIPTVIEEVVQSLRLEYERKGMKVRIDTSPSLPPVIADQKRVSQIIFNLFSNAVKYTYEGGSITVRAFVNRANMMQIEVEDTGVGMSPEQLKKLFRPFYRADNPLRDIAGGTGLGLSIAKQLVEMHGGEIWVTSELGKGSTFSFAIPLQQTKSTDNDEEVEV is encoded by the coding sequence ATGGATACGACGGTCACCAGGGCACCAACACAAGGTTGGGAACTCCTGACCCAATTGGCCCTACATAGTCAACAACCACTCGGTACTACCGAGCCGGAAGCGTTGTGCCGCCTGATCGGCGAGTTACTCGAACGGCACCTTGGCGTCGGCGGTCGCTTGACGTTATTGGCCGGCGAGCACGAGCTGGTCAGCGTGGCATGGGGTGATGCGCCAACGAATGGCTATGCTTTCGATCTCCGCGACGCGAACCATCATTATGGCCGGCTTACCTTAGCGGCGACCTTCGATTCGGCATTTACTAATGCACTGACTGCTCAAATTACTACTCTCCTCAGTATCTGGCAACGATCCCAACTGGCCGAGCGCATCGAACGATTGCGGGCTCTAGGCTACACAACCTTAGAGCATGCTGGCCTTGGTGATATGACGGCTGCACTTGAGCAACTGTGTCGTGAAGCATGCAGCTTGTTGCCGGCGAAAGCACTCGCCCTGTACTGGATTAACTTCAATGATCAGACCCTTTTACGGGCAGTAAGTAGTGCAGGCAGTACGGTTTTCCCCTCACGACTGGCGATTGAGGATAATGAAGCTATTGCCGAAGCGATCACGTTTCAGACCGGTCAGCATGGTACCTGGCAATATCATTTGTCGCGCCGTGACATACCGACTGAGTGGCCGATGCTGGTTGAACCACTCAGTGTTGGCGTTGAGTTAGTTGGATTACTGATCCTGATCGATCCCGGACCTGATGCGGCGATCACCATCCTGTCGTTGGCTCGTCCGCTTGCGCTCTTGCTGCACGCCACATTGTTACAACAACACGAAAGTCGGCACGCGCGCGAACTGTTTGTATTGTACGAGAACAGTCTTGAGATCGGATCGGGATTGGTCATCGAAGAGACCATTGCACGGGCAACCGAGAACATGGCATTAGCGCTCAATGCCGATTTTGGGGCGGTGTACTTGATCGATCCGAACCGGCCATATCAAGCACAGACGATTGCTGTGCATAGCGAACATCTCAGTGGCGTGCGCGGCTTTGATACCATACCCCTTACCGCAACGCTCCAAAGGTTCATGGAGCAAAGTGAACCGGTTCTGATAGCCAACACGCCACTGACGGCGCAAGATAATCCGATAGCCGCTCACGCAACGATGTTTGGTTGCCAAAGTCTCTGGTTGACACCGTTACGGAGCAAAGAGCAGGTTATTGGATTCTTGGCGATGGGCTACGCCGCCTCGAGCTATATGCTCGATCAGATTGAGCGCAACCTGTTACAGGTGTTGAGCGCACAGATCGCGACTACCGTACAACACCGGCGGTTGTACGATGCAGCTCAACAGCGTGCCGGTGAACTGGAACGACTACAAGAGATTAGTGAGTCGCTCGCTGCTGACCTCTCGCTCGATGAGACACTAGAGTCGACGATAGCCGGTGTTGCTAAGCTCGTCCGATTCAGCGGTGCTCGGATCACCCTGTACGACGAACGCTACCAGACGATGCGTATCGCTTTCCAGCATGGATTGCGGTGTCAGGTCGGTGAGGAGGGTGATTTCCTGAGTTCGTGGATCGCACGCCATCAACGACCGCTGCGGATCGGTAATCTTTCCCAACCGCCGGTGTGGTTGGGGGCACTTGATAATGCCTGCATTCTGATCCTCGTTAACGATATGCCTGCCCAAAGTTATTTGGGCATGCCGTTGCGGAGTGGCAACACGCTCTTGGGTGCATTGGAGCTTGTTTCGACGCAAGCGGGAGCCTTTAGCGCCGAAGATGAGCGGTTGTTGAGCATTATTGCCGGTCAATCGGCACGTGCCATCGCCAATGCTAACCGATTTGCACAAGTTGATAGCAGCTTGCGCCTGCGCATCGAACAACTGCGCGCGCTCCAACGGATCGGTAGTCAGTTAGCGATTACCCTCAACCAAAACGAGATTCTTGCCTTTGTACTTGAGCAAGCACTACGCGCTACCGGTGCAAGTCACGGTTTGATCGCATTACGAGTAAATTCCTCGGAGGCGACCAATGGTGGCCGCTCAATGACCGAATTGTTGCACCGATCACTGACCACCGACCTTGATAGTGAAGACGGTGCATTTGTGATTGTCGAAGTCATTGGCTACGCACCGCAACTACGTACCCGACTGCTCGGCAGCGCGATTGATCAAGATGTACATACTGCCCAAGAGTCAATCGTTCGTCGGGAGATTGCAATCGGTGACTACCTCAGTGAAGATGAGCGCAGTGCATTACTTTGCCCGAACGCCAGTTCAGCGCTGGCAGCACCCATCTTCTACCAAGGTAGTGTGTACGGAGTAGTGCTGTTGCTCGCGGAACAACCACACTACTTCGACCACGACGCGGCTGAATTTCTCCGTGCCCTCACTCACCAGGCGGCAATTGGGATCGGGAATGCTCAGCACTACTTCGAGCTTGAGCATATGGCCAAAATGCTCCAGCGGCGAGCCGATATTCTCAACGACGTGTTAGAGATTGGGCAGGCCCTGCGCGCCGATCAGTCGCTGCCGAGTGTGCTTGAGCAGATCGGGTATAGCATCATTGAAGCGCTCGGCCTGCGGACCGTCATGTTCTGCCTTGTTCAGCCCGATGATCCGAATCGCCTCTATCTGGAGGCGGCTGCCGGTATTCCTTTATCGGAACAAGCGCGCTTGGCCGAACATCCATTGGCGTTAACACTGGCGACGCGCTATCTTGACCCACGCTTCCGGCTCGGACGAACATACTTTGTGCCGGCTGCCGAGGCTCGCTTACTGGAAGCTGGGTTTGACACGAGAATATTTGACTATCACCCATTCAGCGATGAGCGGGCTGAGCACGAATGGCAACTGAATGACCGGCTGTGCGTACCACTTTATTCGACCAACGGGATGTTGTTGGGCATGATCTTCGCCAGTGACACCGAAGATCGGCAACGGCCAACAGCACGGATGGTCGAACCACTTGAGATTTTTGCTGATCAAGCTGCTATTGCGATTGAAAACCATCTGCTGTTGCAGGAAGCTCGCGACCGGGCCGAAGAAATGGCGGCACTCTTCCAGGTTGGTGCCGCAGCAACCTCGACAACCGACCTCGACATCTTACTTGAGCGTGTCTATCAAGAGATAGTAGCTTTCCTCGGCATACCGGATTTCTTCTACATCGCTAGCTACAATGCCGAGCAAGAAACGATACGCTTCGAGCTATTTAAACAACATGGTGTAACGGTTCCTGCATACCATAAGCGTGTCACACCGAAGCAAGGACTAACTGCTAAGATTATTGATGAGGGCAAGCCGCTTCGGATCGATGACCTTTTGCAAGCAAACGATCTGCGTAATCAGTTGTTCTTGTTAGTTGATGAGGGTCGGCAGGTACGTTCGTGGATCGGTGTGCCGCTGATCAGCCAAGGAGCGGTGATCGGCGTTTTATCGTTACAGAGTGAAACCGCCGCCGCATTTTCTGAACGCACATTACGCTTTTTAGCCGCGCTGGCCAACCAACTCGCCATCGCGCTTGAAAATGCTCGTCTCTTCGCCGATCGCGAACAACAGATTCGCGAGCTGAACATTATCAACCGAATCGGGCAAATCATCGCTGCAACGCTCGATCAACGGCAAATGCTGCGCGATGTGTACGAGCAGTTACGCCACTTCCTTCCCCTCGACTCTTTCGTCGCATTTTTGTACGAACCGGAAAGTGGCGAGATGACGTTGTGTTACGAAGTCGACGAAGGGGTTGAGTCATTTACCGAGCATCGTCAACCACCTACACCGGGGAGCCTAACCGAACGAATTATTCAGACCCGCCAGCCTTTACAATTTACCGATCTTAGCATCGAGGCTGCCCAAGCCGGTTTTCAGCCGGTACGTTTTGGGAGTGAACGTCCCTCGGCAGCATGGCTCGGCGTGCCATTGCTGATCGGGGACCAGACGGTCGTTGGCGTACTGGCAGTGATGAGCTATACTCCCGGTATCTACCACGAGCGGGAGCGCGCTTTCCTGACGACGGTTGCCAGCCAATTAGCGCTCGGCGTTCAGAATGCTCGCCTCCTCGAGCGCGCACAAACGCAAGTTGAGCAACTGGCATTGATTAACCGGGTTGCAGCCAAAACCAATGCACTGACCGATCTCAAAGCCATTTACCAAGAGATCGTCAATGCAATGGCGACCGCGACGGGGGTTGATCAGGCACGGATGGTGATCTACGACCGTGAAAGCGGCTATGCACCGGCCGTCGCCGAGTTTGTCGATAGTGGACTGCTCGATCAACTGCGCATCCAACTCTTCGACAATCCTTCGGTTACTTGGCTCGATCGCGAGAAACGACCGCTGGTTTCAGAAGATGCGCAAAACGATCCACTGTTTGCGCCGTCGCATGAGATATTCCGGGCACTTGATATTCGTTCCATTGGTATCATCCCGATCATCTTGAATGATGAAGTGATCGGCGCAGTCGGGCTTGACTTTGTCGGACGAACAGGTACGTTCTCGCCACAGGTCCTCGAGTTGTGCCAGACCCTGGCCAACCAGACGAGTACCGCCATTGCACGCGCCCGTGCAACGGCTGAAGCGCAACGGAGTGCTGAGGCGACCCGGCAGAAGGTCAGCGAACTATCAACGCTGCTCGACGCTGCTCGGATCTTGTCGTCGCTGCTCCGCCCGCAAGAGGTGCTCAATAAACTGATGGAATTGGTCAGCCGTCAGTTTAATGTCACGACGGTAGCACTATGGACGATCAGCGAAGGCAATGTCCTCACACCGGCAGCCCTCGATGGTATCCCGTCTGAGCAGGGGCGCAGGATGCGCGTACCTATCGGTCAGGGCTTCACCGGACGAGTAGCCGAGACCGGTCAGCCCCTGATCATCGAAGATGTGAATGAAGAGGGCGGATCGCTCTACCCCAACTACCAGCAGCGCAATAATCTCATCTCATTTATGGGTGTACCGGTCATCTACCGCGAGCAGATCATCGGTGTGCTTAGTGTGATGACCAATTACCGACGTCGCTTTACGAACGATGAGATGGTGTTGCTGTCCGGTCTGGCCAATCAGGCGGCAACAGCACTGGAGAATGCGCGCCTGTTTGAGGAGCGTGAGCGACGTATCAACGAGCTGACTATTATTAACCGGATTAGTGCTGAAGTAAACGCTTCGCTCGATGTTATTGAACTGATCGAACGATTGCACGCCGGGATCGGTGAAATTATCGATACTAGCACGTCGCTGATCGCTCTCTACGATGAAGCGACCAACACGATTAGCTATCCAATTGCCTACGACCGCGGTCAACGAGTTACGCTTGAGTCGCAACCACTTGGCTATGGAACAAATGGATGGGTCATCCGAAACCGTCGTCCGCTCCTACTCGGCACAGCGTCTGCCGCCCGTGCGATGGGTCTGCTGATCGACGAGGGGCGGATCGGCGATACATCGGCTATCGAGGAGTCGTATCTGGTCGTTCCCATTATCTACGGCAATCAGGTACTGGGTGTGATTAATATCCAGAGCTATACGCAACATGCCTTCGACGAGAACGATCTGCGTTTCGTCATGACAGTAACGAATCAGGCGGCTGTTGCATTAAACAACGCCCGCCTGTTTGCCGAAACCCGCCAAAATGCGAATGAGATGAGTACCCTGTTCGAGGTGTCGCAGAGCTTATCGGGCACACTCGAACCTGACACAATTCAGATGCTTATCGCGGATGCAGCGGTGCGCTTGCTTCGTGCCGAACTGGGAGCAGTACTTCGGCTCGACCGGCGTGGGAATATTGAGCGCCAGATCCTCATCGATGGCCTTGAATTCCGTGAAGATATTCGTATTGATTTTCGGCGCGATGGCTTGACTACCGCCTTGTTACGACGCGATCAGCCGATTGCGATTAGCGATTTAGCCGAGTTCGATGGCGGTGATCACCATGCATTGAAGCTCGGTGTACGTAGCGCACTGGGCATTGCGGTTGGCCCAATCGAAGAACGCCTCGCCGTGATCTGGGTTGGCATGCGGACACCTTTTGAATGGACCCAGCACCAAATTTCGCTGCTCTCGATCTTGGCCAACCAAGCGGCACAAGCCCTGAAGAGTGCGCAACTCTTCGCCGTCGAGCAAAAACGGCGACGACAGGCGGATATGTTGCGTGAGATAGCTCAGTCGTTTACGTCGACCCTTGCGTTGCGCGAAATTCAGACACTGGTCCTCGAGCAGTTGCAGCAGATCGTACCCTACGATAGCGCAGCAATGCTCCTGCGTGATGAGGGGTACGGTGATCTACGAGTAGTCGAGGTGCGTGGCACAACGTGTACCCTACCGGTTAATAGCACCTTGATCCTCGAAAATAGTAGTCTCTTCCAATCGATGGCGATTGAGCATCAGCCGATCCTGATCGCCGATACGTATCGCGATCCGCGCTTTCACGAACTACGCCGACTGGGCTGGTGTGATGGTGCGTGGATCGGAGCGCCGCTGCTGGTTGATAACGAACTCGTGGGTGTCTTGACGGTTCACAATATCGAACCGGCTGCCTACGATGAAGAGGCATTAGCGGTTGTATTTACTATCGCCAGCCAAGCAAGCCAAGCCATCCAGAATGCGCGTCTGTTCGATCAAATTAGCAATCTCGCCGCCGATCTCGATGCGCGTGTGCGCGAACGCACCGCCGAACTCGAACAAGCGACCCAGTTGCTGTCGGAAGAGAAGGAACGCCTCGAGGCAGTCAACCGCATTGCCCTAGAACTGACGACTCAACTCGATCTCGACTTGATCATTCAGCGGGCGCTTGCATTGATCTCCGACAGTCTGCAAGTGGATCGCGGGTCGCTCATGTTGCGTGATGTGGAAAGTGGAGCGTTAATCTGCCGCGCAGTGTTGCACGGTCGTGGGCAGGTGCAAGCAGCCAATGTGCCGCTACGATTCGCGAACAATACCGAGGGCTTGGCAGGCTGGATTATGCAGCACCAAGAACCGGTGAACATCCGTGACGTTACGCATGATCCGCGCTGGGTTCAGGAATCGGGTCGTGCCGATACGGTTCGTTCGGTTGCCGGTGTCCCATTGCAGACGGGTGATACTGCAATTGGTGTGATCATTCTGTCTAGCCCGCAACCTAATTACTTCAGCGATTCGCAAATGAATCTGCTCGGCACAATTGCGAGTGTGATCGCTGCTGCCGTCTACAATGCCCAGCTTTACGGTTTCGTGAACGATCTGGCGCTCCGCAATGCAGTGCTCCTCGAAGAGCAGCGTGCCGAGTCGTCGAAGAGTGCCGCTATCTTCCGCTCGATGACGGAAGGTGTTATTGTGCTCGATACGACGAATCAGATTACGCTGTTCAACCCGGCTGCGGAACAGATGCTCGATATTGCGGCTGACCTTGTTCTCGGTCAACCCCTCGCTCATTTAGCCGAGGTTGGGAACGACGACATCAGCCGCCGACGTGGGCAGACGATCTACCAAGGGATTTTGCACGGCCTACGCCGGATGCGCGAGACCCAGGGTATCTTTAGCACATCAATTGACTTAACCGATCCGACACAGGTGATCGCGGTGAATATCGCGCCGGTTCGCGGCCTTGACACCGATTACGGCACCGTGGCTGTGTTGCGCGATATTACCCGCGAAATTGAGGCAGATAAGGAGAAACGTCAGTTTATCTCGGACGTCAGCCACGAGCTACGTACACCGTTGACGGCGATCAAAGGGTATGTCGATGTCCTGCTGCTTACGGCCAGTCTGAACCTGACGCCGGATCAGCTCAGTTATCTGAACATTATCAAGAATAACACTAACCGACTCCGCGCCCTTATCGAAGACATTCTCGAGTTCTCACGGCCCGACTCGAAGAAGAAACTGACTTTTACGCAAGTTGATATTCCAACGGTGATCGAGGAAGTAGTGCAGTCGTTGCGGTTGGAATACGAGCGTAAGGGGATGAAGGTGCGGATCGATACCTCGCCGTCGCTGCCACCGGTTATCGCCGACCAGAAACGGGTTAGTCAGATTATCTTCAACCTCTTCTCGAACGCGGTGAAATACACCTACGAAGGTGGCTCGATTACCGTTCGAGCGTTCGTTAATCGAGCGAACATGATGCAAATTGAAGTGGAAGACACCGGTGTTGGAATGTCACCGGAGCAGTTGAAGAAACTCTTCCGCCCCTTCTACCGCGCCGACAACCCGCTGCGTGATATTGCCGGTGGTACCGGTTTGGGTCTGAGTATCGCCAAGCAACTGGTAGAGATGCATGGTGGCGAGATCTGGGTGACCAGCGAGCTAGGTAAAGGCAGTACGTTCTCGTTTGCCATCCCGCTCCAGCAAACGAAGAGCACCGACAACGACGAGGAGGTGGAGGTATGA
- a CDS encoding GGDEF domain-containing response regulator — translation MSKERILVVEDQPDISSLLKIYFTAQGYEVYTALRGQQALEICSKTPPNLALLDVNLPDMEGYDVGRALRASPRTRHIPIIFLTARGERRDRLIGLGEVQAQYYIVKPFDIEEVHTIVKNQLEEARRRNQLHPVTNLPTAELLNDQLRQLLTASHWALINVHINGFETFTNVYGAVVGEDVLRFVALMLNEVVSELGGNEEFVGQQSVGQSFLITTLPERAQAICERIIARFDDEIGLHYNYRHRKQGYIEFIDDTGETRQAPLMSLSIGVLTHNDGPFADIRELSEVAEEVRQRALVQAREQGKRSFVVYGRS, via the coding sequence GTGAGCAAGGAGCGTATCCTCGTGGTTGAGGACCAGCCAGACATCTCAAGCCTGCTGAAGATCTACTTCACCGCACAGGGGTATGAGGTCTACACAGCCTTACGTGGTCAACAGGCCCTAGAGATTTGCAGCAAAACACCCCCAAATCTGGCCCTGCTCGATGTGAACCTCCCCGATATGGAGGGATACGATGTGGGACGAGCCTTGCGGGCAAGCCCGCGCACTCGTCATATTCCGATTATTTTTCTGACCGCACGCGGTGAACGGCGTGACCGGCTGATCGGGTTGGGTGAAGTTCAGGCGCAATATTACATCGTGAAACCGTTCGATATTGAAGAGGTTCACACGATTGTCAAGAATCAGCTTGAAGAAGCTCGCCGACGCAATCAACTGCACCCCGTCACGAATTTGCCAACCGCTGAGTTACTCAATGATCAGCTCCGGCAACTTCTCACTGCATCACATTGGGCACTCATTAATGTGCATATTAACGGGTTTGAGACCTTTACCAATGTCTACGGTGCTGTTGTTGGCGAAGATGTGTTACGTTTTGTCGCGCTCATGCTCAATGAAGTGGTGAGTGAACTGGGCGGCAATGAGGAGTTTGTCGGTCAGCAATCGGTTGGGCAGTCATTCTTGATCACGACTCTTCCCGAACGGGCACAAGCCATCTGTGAACGGATTATTGCCCGATTTGATGACGAGATTGGCCTACACTACAACTACCGTCATCGGAAACAAGGCTATATCGAGTTTATTGATGACACCGGTGAAACACGACAGGCTCCACTCATGTCGCTCTCTATTGGTGTCCTGACGCACAACGATGGCCCCTTTGCCGATATTCGTGAGCTGAGTGAGGTAGCAGAGGAGGTACGTCAGCGTGCATTGGTACAGGCACGTGAACAGGGTAAACGTAGTTTCGTAGTGTATGGCCGCTCTTGA
- a CDS encoding multidrug transporter, translating to MERIILRDPKLIPPFAEPARELRILNKPLWLLQRDLLKAYSKSTVEIDRLAEVSELPAHDERIVYRDNLFFNAELIDTFIHEARKRGTAAQIAFKASNPATGQKGDPSIERHATQLSRHIRRVGDYYVADLYYLPAGVKDLTQAQPLVIDTLSHEMGYYRIPSYMAHKGDLTYQIPIRAFISIESWLHVLMANILMGVFSWAAALDVRMSKARLKNLPKWTAEDWRLFPGKIAFALKAFWEKINPLEEQWRNHFLASRALVKVGKRCSIDPTAIIHGPTVIGDDVYIGPGVVIANSYIGNNVNIMQGSQIMLSVVSDRCFLPFNAGLFMTVLMENSMVAQNSTLQLCVVGRNTFIGANNVFTDFNLQGEPIKIIHDGVPMEVNMPVLGSAVGHNVKLGSGFVVYPGRMIESNAVIIFNNEMNLIRKTVSGHNLNDVDEATGEPRRIIYHWPNVYYDPAHPNPGSPTDSEPPVQMSTFRSSQPTGNGRLPEHISASQRS from the coding sequence ATGGAGCGGATTATTCTACGCGACCCAAAACTCATCCCGCCCTTCGCTGAGCCTGCCCGTGAACTGCGCATCCTCAACAAGCCGCTCTGGCTTTTGCAGCGCGATCTGTTGAAGGCGTACAGTAAGAGTACAGTTGAAATCGACCGATTAGCTGAGGTCTCTGAGTTACCGGCTCACGATGAGCGCATCGTATACCGTGATAATCTCTTTTTCAATGCTGAACTGATCGACACCTTTATTCATGAAGCGCGTAAACGGGGGACAGCAGCACAGATTGCGTTCAAAGCTAGTAACCCGGCTACCGGTCAGAAAGGCGATCCGAGCATTGAGCGTCACGCAACACAGCTCTCGCGCCATATTCGGCGGGTCGGTGATTATTATGTTGCCGACCTCTACTATCTCCCTGCCGGTGTGAAAGATCTTACGCAGGCACAGCCGCTCGTCATCGACACACTCAGCCACGAGATGGGATACTACCGCATCCCCAGCTATATGGCGCACAAAGGGGATCTGACCTATCAGATTCCGATTCGGGCCTTTATTTCGATTGAGAGCTGGCTCCACGTCTTAATGGCTAATATATTGATGGGGGTCTTTTCGTGGGCGGCCGCGCTTGACGTGCGGATGAGCAAGGCCCGGTTGAAGAACCTTCCCAAGTGGACGGCGGAAGATTGGCGCTTATTCCCGGGCAAAATCGCCTTCGCGCTGAAGGCATTTTGGGAGAAGATTAACCCCCTTGAAGAGCAGTGGCGTAATCACTTTCTCGCCTCGCGTGCGTTGGTAAAAGTCGGGAAGCGCTGTTCTATCGATCCGACGGCGATCATCCACGGGCCTACGGTAATCGGTGATGATGTCTACATCGGGCCGGGAGTAGTCATTGCCAATAGCTATATCGGCAACAACGTCAATATTATGCAAGGGTCACAAATTATGCTGAGTGTGGTAAGTGACCGCTGCTTTTTGCCGTTCAACGCCGGCCTATTTATGACGGTACTGATGGAAAATAGCATGGTGGCCCAGAATAGTACGCTCCAACTCTGTGTGGTTGGCCGTAATACCTTCATCGGCGCAAATAACGTCTTCACCGATTTCAACTTGCAAGGTGAACCGATCAAGATTATTCATGACGGTGTTCCGATGGAAGTTAATATGCCGGTGTTGGGTTCGGCGGTTGGTCACAACGTAAAACTCGGCAGTGGATTTGTAGTATACCCCGGACGTATGATAGAATCAAATGCAGTGATCATCTTTAATAATGAGATGAATCTGATACGAAAGACGGTATCCGGACACAATCTGAACGATGTCGATGAAGCAACCGGTGAACCACGGCGCATTATCTACCACTGGCCGAACGTCTACTACGATCCGGCTCACCCCAATCCTGGCTCGCCCACCGATAGCGAGCCACCGGTTCAGATGAGCACATTTCGTTCAAGTCAACCTACCGGAAATGGTCGCCTACCCGAGCATATTAGTGCGAGCCAGCGGTCATAG